Proteins from a genomic interval of Flammeovirgaceae bacterium SG7u.111:
- a CDS encoding ABC transporter permease — protein MENRQNIPPKLATKFLLWFLRADLAEEVLGDLEERFYSKLKSASTSKAKIDYWRQVLQYFRPFALKKIYSFNSNFSTMFRHNILISFRNIMRHKTMFLINLVGLSSGLAGVILIYMWVNDELKMDGFHEKSERLYQFLEVQGHSGSVRSTKSTPWPLAQALKEEMPEVEYSAVVAPADWFGKLTLAVGEDYTKASGVYASKDYFNIFSYRLVYGNADQVLANKHSIVISEKLAYALFNTTKNVVGKTLLFQQENEFTISGIFENVPSNSSAKFDFVLSFELLMDQNPYSDSWKNSGPFTFVVLKEGADKETFVQKTKGLISTKCEDTHRALLLTSYADNYLHGKYVDGKQVGGRIEYVRIFSVVALFILAIACINFMNLSTARASRRAKEVGVKKAVGAGRYSLVFQYLTESILISMISLCLALLFVYLLLPQFNFIMGKQLLLFGDKKMFLAFFMIALFAGILAGSYPAFYLSGFKPISVLKGKIQTALSELLIRKGLVVFQFAMSFIFLVGVFVIYKQVDFVRTKNIGYNKENVVYFEIEGEIKQSREAFLTELKRIPGVVGASTAAQSMVGGGNTSNISWEGKDPDIRIPFAFRPADFGLMELLDLELVEGRFFSDAYADSLTVIFNEAGIKAMGMEDPIGKKIGLSRFDCEIVGVVKDFHFESLHSGVNPMFFILSPQYTEKVMVRLAGGKTSETLDKIEAFYKAFNPGFVFDFQFLDDDYQRQYANEKRVATLSFYFAVFAILISCLGLFGLVSFTAEQRTKEIGIRKILGASPFTIVVMITKDFLGLITIGFFIATPISWAVMQNWLEGFAYRIDIQWWLFGLTAALVLFIAFFTIGYQSLKASLANPVNSLRHE, from the coding sequence ATGGAAAATAGGCAGAACATACCACCCAAACTCGCCACCAAGTTCCTACTCTGGTTTCTTCGAGCTGACCTTGCAGAGGAGGTGCTGGGCGACTTGGAAGAGCGGTTTTATAGCAAACTTAAAAGTGCTTCTACCTCGAAAGCCAAGATTGATTATTGGCGGCAGGTGCTTCAGTACTTCCGACCTTTTGCCCTTAAAAAAATCTATTCATTTAACAGTAACTTTTCTACCATGTTCCGACACAATATCCTCATTTCGTTTAGAAATATAATGCGTCATAAAACCATGTTCTTGATTAATCTAGTTGGTTTATCAAGCGGGTTGGCTGGGGTGATTCTGATTTATATGTGGGTGAACGATGAATTGAAAATGGATGGCTTTCATGAGAAAAGTGAAAGGCTCTATCAATTTTTGGAAGTCCAAGGGCATTCGGGTAGTGTTCGTTCTACAAAGTCTACTCCCTGGCCGTTGGCGCAAGCACTTAAAGAGGAAATGCCCGAGGTGGAGTATTCAGCTGTGGTAGCTCCAGCTGATTGGTTTGGCAAGCTCACATTAGCTGTAGGTGAGGACTATACCAAAGCTTCAGGAGTTTATGCAAGTAAAGATTATTTCAATATATTTTCCTACCGCTTGGTGTATGGCAATGCGGATCAGGTGCTTGCCAATAAGCATTCCATCGTGATTTCAGAAAAACTGGCGTATGCACTTTTCAATACCACCAAAAATGTAGTTGGTAAAACGTTGCTATTTCAGCAAGAAAATGAATTCACGATTTCTGGTATTTTTGAAAACGTACCTTCAAACTCTTCGGCCAAATTCGATTTTGTGTTGTCGTTTGAGCTACTGATGGATCAGAACCCTTACTCAGATAGCTGGAAAAACTCTGGTCCTTTCACATTTGTAGTGCTCAAGGAAGGGGCAGATAAAGAAACATTTGTCCAAAAAACAAAGGGCTTGATCTCGACTAAATGTGAAGATACTCATCGAGCCTTATTGCTAACTAGTTATGCAGATAACTATCTGCACGGAAAATATGTGGATGGCAAGCAGGTGGGTGGAAGAATAGAATACGTTCGGATTTTTTCTGTGGTGGCACTTTTCATTTTGGCGATTGCCTGTATCAATTTCATGAACCTTTCTACAGCGAGGGCTTCGCGTAGAGCAAAAGAAGTAGGGGTGAAAAAAGCAGTAGGAGCGGGGAGATACTCCTTGGTTTTCCAATACCTCACAGAATCCATTTTAATCTCCATGATTTCTCTTTGTTTGGCTCTCTTATTTGTGTATTTGTTGCTTCCTCAGTTCAATTTCATTATGGGCAAACAGTTGCTTCTGTTTGGTGATAAGAAAATGTTCCTTGCTTTTTTCATGATTGCCCTTTTTGCAGGAATATTGGCTGGGAGTTACCCAGCATTTTACCTCTCAGGGTTTAAGCCCATTTCTGTTCTTAAAGGAAAGATCCAAACTGCTTTAAGTGAACTATTGATCCGTAAAGGGCTAGTCGTTTTTCAGTTTGCCATGTCGTTCATATTTCTGGTGGGGGTTTTTGTGATCTACAAACAGGTCGATTTTGTGAGGACTAAAAATATTGGCTATAACAAGGAAAATGTAGTCTATTTTGAAATAGAGGGAGAGATTAAGCAAAGCCGGGAAGCATTTCTTACCGAACTAAAAAGAATTCCGGGAGTGGTGGGAGCTTCCACTGCAGCGCAAAGTATGGTGGGCGGTGGCAATACTTCGAATATCTCTTGGGAGGGGAAAGATCCTGATATACGTATTCCATTTGCTTTTCGCCCCGCTGACTTTGGCCTGATGGAATTACTTGACCTAGAGCTGGTAGAAGGGCGATTTTTCTCTGATGCATATGCCGATAGCCTAACAGTTATTTTCAATGAAGCAGGTATCAAAGCCATGGGGATGGAAGATCCTATTGGGAAAAAAATTGGACTCTCTAGGTTCGATTGTGAGATAGTAGGCGTGGTAAAAGACTTTCATTTCGAATCGCTTCATTCGGGTGTGAACCCAATGTTCTTTATTTTGAGTCCTCAGTATACCGAAAAAGTAATGGTGAGATTAGCAGGTGGGAAAACGAGTGAAACCTTGGACAAAATAGAGGCTTTTTATAAGGCGTTCAACCCTGGCTTTGTCTTCGACTTTCAATTTTTGGATGATGATTATCAAAGGCAATATGCCAATGAAAAAAGGGTAGCTACGCTCTCATTTTACTTTGCTGTTTTTGCTATCCTGATCTCCTGCCTGGGCTTGTTTGGACTTGTTTCATTCACTGCCGAACAGCGCACCAAAGAGATAGGGATAAGAAAAATTTTAGGGGCGTCTCCTTTTACCATCGTGGTAATGATTACTAAAGACTTTTTAGGTTTGATTACCATAGGCTTCTTTATCGCCACCCCTATTTCGTGGGCAGTGATGCAAAATTGGTTGGAGGGTTTTGCCTATCGGATAGACATCCAGTGGTGGCTTTTTGGGCTAACGGCTGCGCTTGTCCTATTCATTGCCTTCTTCACCATTGGCTACCAGTCTTTGAAAGCTTCTTTGGCAAACCCTGTGAACAGCCTTAGGCATGAGTAA
- a CDS encoding thioesterase: MQPHKEKFKIITSQTDANNRLTPEALASFFQEAALYNVKKMGVSHNSLFEQDLGWILLRLRIEWEQVPGQGETIEIRTWPSGNDRLYFYRDYRIYNEAGEFLARATSTWVLVNISTRKILPIPEFLSKLSFEFEPPMERISKKLPLYKEQASSFALQVGWQDLDLFKHTNNPVYLRWIMEALPAEVLEKQPIQAIDISYRAESKMGEKLEVSSGKLEDGSFAVKIVRPADGKELLRANVKI, from the coding sequence ATGCAACCACACAAAGAAAAATTCAAGATCATCACTTCACAAACCGATGCCAACAACCGGCTGACCCCAGAAGCTCTGGCAAGTTTTTTCCAAGAAGCAGCACTTTACAATGTCAAAAAAATGGGTGTTTCCCACAATTCGCTTTTTGAGCAAGACCTTGGCTGGATTTTGCTCAGACTCAGGATAGAATGGGAACAAGTTCCAGGGCAAGGGGAAACCATCGAAATTCGCACTTGGCCCTCTGGCAACGATCGGCTGTATTTCTACCGAGATTACCGTATTTACAACGAAGCGGGAGAGTTCTTAGCCAGGGCCACCAGCACTTGGGTGCTCGTCAATATTTCCACAAGGAAAATCTTGCCCATCCCCGAGTTCCTGTCCAAACTAAGCTTTGAATTTGAGCCACCTATGGAGCGCATCAGCAAAAAGCTTCCGCTCTACAAAGAACAAGCGAGCAGCTTCGCCCTTCAAGTTGGCTGGCAAGACTTGGATTTGTTCAAGCATACCAATAACCCAGTTTACCTCCGCTGGATAATGGAAGCATTGCCCGCCGAAGTGCTGGAAAAACAACCCATCCAAGCTATTGACATCAGCTACCGAGCCGAAAGCAAAATGGGGGAAAAGCTGGAAGTATCTTCGGGCAAATTGGAAGATGGCTCATTTGCGGTCAAAATTGTGCGCCCAGCCGATGGCAAAGAGCTTTTGCGGGCTAATGTAAAAATCTGA
- a CDS encoding M1 family aminopeptidase, protein MKKLQLFTLLLFAVFQLFAQDRYPRHHEMDVTHYEFNLQLNDSTNSIAGQANISISFTGSVSTLALNLISLDTAGKGMKVQEVLLDGKKVEWEHENDWIRIQAPRPFMAGGKATVNIEYSGVPANGLVISENKFGDRTFFGDNWPDRGRHWLPCVDHLSDKATVDFIITAPAHYQVVGNGLLVEETNIGSKNKLYHWHQSIPIPTKVMVIGVAPFAIQKLGDVNGIPLESWVFPQNKKEGFYDYAQAEKILNFFHHHVGPYPYEKLANVQSKTMFGGMENASNIFYFENSVTGNREIESLLAHEIAHQWFGNSVSEINWAHIWLSEGFATYFTNLYLEFTYGKDKLDKQLETQRAKVLEFAKQRGTPVVDTLVSDYMVLLNANSYQKGGWVLHMLRRQIGDEAFWTGARTYYATYKNKNAHTKDLQKVMEEASGQDLETFFKQWLYTPGHPVLNCLWKYDAKNKVVQLKTEQTQPGSTIFVFPLEVKITAKNGESKVEKLEVKEGSQVFEIPMDDKTISIELDPNTNLLFEGSTEKRRF, encoded by the coding sequence ATGAAAAAACTACAACTATTCACATTATTACTTTTTGCTGTTTTTCAGCTTTTTGCCCAAGACCGCTACCCCCGCCATCACGAAATGGACGTTACCCATTACGAGTTCAACCTCCAGCTCAACGACAGCACGAATAGCATTGCCGGGCAGGCGAATATTTCCATCAGTTTCACCGGATCGGTAAGCACCTTGGCACTCAACCTGATCAGTCTGGATACTGCCGGAAAAGGCATGAAGGTTCAAGAAGTTTTGCTCGATGGAAAAAAGGTAGAATGGGAACATGAAAATGACTGGATCCGCATCCAAGCTCCCAGACCATTTATGGCGGGTGGCAAAGCAACGGTAAATATTGAATACAGTGGAGTTCCTGCCAACGGGCTCGTAATCTCGGAAAACAAATTTGGGGACAGGACCTTTTTTGGGGACAACTGGCCCGACCGCGGCCGCCATTGGCTTCCTTGCGTAGACCACCTTTCCGATAAAGCCACTGTCGATTTTATCATCACCGCACCTGCTCACTACCAAGTGGTTGGCAACGGGTTACTTGTGGAAGAAACCAACATAGGGTCCAAAAACAAACTTTACCACTGGCACCAGTCTATTCCCATCCCTACCAAGGTGATGGTGATTGGCGTTGCCCCATTTGCCATCCAAAAGTTAGGAGATGTCAACGGCATTCCGCTCGAATCGTGGGTATTTCCCCAAAACAAAAAAGAAGGATTTTACGACTATGCACAAGCCGAAAAAATATTGAATTTCTTCCATCATCATGTAGGCCCTTACCCATACGAGAAGCTCGCCAATGTCCAGTCAAAAACCATGTTTGGCGGAATGGAAAACGCCAGCAATATTTTTTACTTTGAAAACTCTGTGACCGGAAACAGGGAAATTGAATCGTTGCTTGCCCACGAAATTGCCCACCAGTGGTTTGGCAACTCCGTTTCCGAAATAAACTGGGCGCATATCTGGCTCAGCGAAGGCTTTGCCACCTACTTCACCAACCTTTACTTAGAGTTTACCTACGGGAAAGACAAGCTGGACAAGCAACTAGAAACGCAACGCGCAAAGGTTCTTGAATTTGCCAAACAACGAGGAACGCCCGTTGTTGACACATTGGTGAGTGATTATATGGTTTTGCTCAATGCCAACTCGTACCAAAAAGGCGGCTGGGTGCTTCACATGCTCCGCAGGCAAATTGGCGACGAAGCCTTTTGGACTGGGGCTCGAACCTATTATGCCACCTACAAAAACAAAAACGCCCATACAAAAGACTTACAAAAAGTAATGGAAGAAGCTTCGGGGCAAGACTTGGAAACATTTTTCAAGCAATGGCTTTATACGCCCGGGCATCCCGTGCTCAACTGCCTTTGGAAATACGATGCGAAAAACAAGGTGGTTCAACTAAAAACGGAACAAACCCAGCCGGGAAGCACCATTTTCGTTTTCCCTCTTGAAGTAAAAATCACAGCTAAGAATGGAGAAAGCAAGGTGGAAAAACTAGAAGTAAAAGAAGGCTCACAAGTATTCGAAATCCCAATGGATGACAAAACAATCAGCATCGAGCTAGATCCAAATACCAACCTGCTTTTTGAAGGAAGCACGGAAAAAAGAAGGTTTTAA
- a CDS encoding ABC transporter permease — MNFIENFKEAFKSIRDNKLRTFLTAAIVAIGITSLVGILTAVDAIQSSISSGLADLGANSFDIKDIRYRSRRSQGVTQSVRKKNITYDEAIEFKSKYDAAEKISLSCFVTGNAEVKYASKKTNPNTIIYGIDEYYLSNKGYDIGEGRGFSNMELKLGIAVAIISETIAETLFDNVDPINKSISIRGYRYNVIGVLKQTGGLGSGQVDRSIFLPVVNANRFSAMLNLRYTITTSLNDPGQVDFAIGEATGIMRTIRRDELGKENSFEISRSESVASSINETSGYLRIGGALIGLVTLLGASIGLMNIMMVSVTERTREIGVRKALGATPSRIREQFLVEAIAICLLGGAAGILIGIAIGNLVSLLFDTSAFVFPWMWIILGFTVCVIVGVLSGYYPAKKASKLDPIDSLRYE, encoded by the coding sequence ATGAATTTCATTGAAAATTTCAAAGAAGCATTCAAATCTATTCGAGACAATAAGCTAAGGACATTCCTGACCGCCGCTATTGTTGCCATAGGAATAACATCGTTAGTTGGTATCCTAACGGCCGTAGATGCTATTCAGTCTTCCATTAGCTCAGGTCTTGCCGATTTGGGAGCAAATAGTTTCGATATAAAAGACATCCGCTACAGGTCCAGAAGGTCACAGGGAGTAACGCAATCCGTACGGAAGAAAAACATTACCTACGACGAAGCCATTGAGTTCAAATCAAAATACGATGCAGCAGAAAAAATAAGTCTCAGTTGTTTTGTGACAGGCAATGCGGAAGTAAAGTATGCCTCCAAAAAGACAAATCCTAATACCATTATATATGGAATAGATGAATATTACCTTAGTAATAAGGGCTATGACATAGGTGAAGGGAGAGGTTTTTCTAATATGGAACTGAAGCTAGGCATCGCTGTGGCCATCATAAGCGAAACTATTGCCGAAACACTTTTTGACAATGTAGACCCCATCAACAAAAGCATTTCTATAAGAGGCTATCGCTACAATGTGATAGGGGTATTAAAACAAACGGGCGGACTGGGCAGCGGACAGGTAGACCGGTCTATTTTCCTTCCTGTGGTAAATGCCAATAGGTTTTCTGCCATGCTTAATTTGCGCTACACCATCACCACTTCGCTGAACGACCCTGGCCAAGTAGATTTTGCCATAGGCGAGGCTACAGGGATCATGCGGACTATACGAAGAGATGAACTCGGAAAAGAAAACTCATTTGAAATCTCTCGAAGCGAATCGGTGGCATCTTCCATCAACGAAACCTCAGGTTATTTGAGAATTGGCGGAGCACTTATAGGCTTGGTTACACTTCTTGGCGCATCTATTGGTCTCATGAATATCATGATGGTTTCGGTGACCGAAAGAACCAGAGAAATTGGGGTACGAAAAGCATTGGGAGCAACCCCTTCCCGAATCCGTGAACAGTTTTTAGTAGAAGCTATCGCCATCTGTTTACTAGGCGGAGCAGCGGGTATTTTGATAGGGATAGCCATTGGAAACTTAGTTAGCTTGCTTTTCGACACTTCCGCATTTGTATTCCCATGGATGTGGATTATCCTTGGCTTCACCGTTTGCGTGATAGTCGGCGTACTTTCTGGCTACTACCCTGCAAAAAAAGCATCCAAGCTCGATCCTATCGACTCTTTGAGATACGAATAA
- a CDS encoding RDD family protein has product MTGSEQLLDYEPEVQKLEDASNGKRFVNYLIDVICVYAIAFAVGVFMAINGAIGGSEFSFYLVGWIVTIVFYSGLEGFLGGKTVGKYITKTRVVTEDGETPTFINIVGRSFCRLIPFDAFSFLGEKPGGWHDSISKTRVVLD; this is encoded by the coding sequence ATGACAGGCTCAGAACAATTACTTGACTACGAACCAGAAGTGCAAAAACTAGAGGACGCTTCTAATGGAAAAAGGTTTGTGAATTATTTGATAGATGTTATTTGTGTGTACGCTATTGCTTTTGCAGTAGGTGTTTTCATGGCGATTAATGGAGCTATTGGAGGATCAGAATTCTCATTTTACCTAGTTGGATGGATTGTCACTATTGTTTTTTACTCAGGTTTAGAAGGGTTTTTGGGAGGGAAAACAGTGGGTAAATATATTACTAAAACAAGGGTAGTGACCGAAGATGGAGAAACTCCGACATTTATAAATATAGTTGGAAGGTCATTTTGCCGTTTGATTCCATTCGATGCATTTTCATTTTTAGGAGAAAAGCCTGGAGGCTGGCATGACTCAATTTCTAAGACGAGAGTAGTATTGGACTAA
- a CDS encoding asparagine synthetase B, which yields MKKALLIISLLFSLNVTKAAFLLVPMDESQSNHLKAYGVTYWVLAQDMEAEWLLNYRGGSFLFEYVKPFENELIIRGVSYEVISDAQAIQIKQLIASPEANMDLMKLEVPPKIAVYSPKSKQPWDDAVTLVLTYAEIPYDVVFDDEAMLGKLPEYDWLHLHHEDFTGQYGKFFATYSRQKWYIEQQQEFERSARKHGFEKVSELKLAVVKKIRDFCAGGGFLFAMCSATDTYDIALAAEGVDIVDYMYDGDPADKNAQSKLDYTKTFAFQNFRLKMNAYEYEYSDIDNQSYERGLTENNDFFSLFQFSAKWDPVPTMLTQNHQLNIKGFMGQTTAYKKHLLKPDVIIMGENKSAREARYVHGTYGNGTWTFYGGHDPEDYRHYVGEEPTDLNLHPNSPGYRLILNNILFPAAKKKKQKT from the coding sequence ATGAAAAAAGCGCTGCTTATAATATCCCTTCTATTTTCCTTAAATGTGACCAAGGCCGCTTTCTTATTAGTGCCTATGGATGAGTCGCAATCTAATCATTTAAAAGCTTATGGGGTAACATATTGGGTTCTAGCCCAAGATATGGAAGCTGAATGGTTATTGAATTACAGGGGCGGTAGCTTCCTGTTTGAGTACGTGAAGCCCTTTGAAAACGAGCTTATCATAAGAGGGGTGAGTTATGAAGTGATTTCCGATGCGCAAGCCATCCAGATTAAGCAGTTGATAGCAAGCCCGGAAGCCAATATGGACTTGATGAAACTTGAAGTTCCTCCTAAAATAGCGGTGTATTCACCAAAATCGAAGCAGCCTTGGGACGATGCGGTAACACTGGTTTTGACTTATGCCGAAATACCTTACGATGTAGTTTTTGACGATGAGGCAATGCTTGGCAAGCTGCCCGAATATGATTGGCTTCACCTTCACCACGAAGATTTTACTGGGCAATACGGAAAGTTTTTTGCGACGTATAGTCGACAAAAATGGTACATAGAGCAACAGCAAGAATTTGAGCGCTCTGCAAGGAAACATGGTTTTGAAAAGGTTTCCGAGTTGAAACTGGCCGTGGTCAAAAAAATCCGGGATTTCTGTGCCGGAGGAGGCTTTTTGTTTGCCATGTGCTCGGCTACCGATACCTACGATATTGCTTTGGCGGCAGAAGGTGTCGATATTGTAGATTATATGTATGACGGCGATCCTGCCGATAAAAATGCGCAATCTAAATTGGATTATACCAAAACATTTGCTTTCCAGAATTTTAGATTGAAAATGAATGCGTATGAGTATGAATATTCGGACATCGACAATCAGTCCTATGAAAGAGGTTTGACCGAAAACAATGATTTTTTCAGCTTATTCCAGTTTTCGGCAAAGTGGGATCCGGTTCCTACCATGCTTACGCAAAACCATCAGCTCAACATTAAAGGATTTATGGGACAGACTACTGCCTACAAAAAGCATTTGTTGAAGCCCGATGTAATTATAATGGGTGAAAATAAAAGCGCAAGGGAAGCTCGCTATGTACACGGAACGTACGGCAACGGAACTTGGACATTTTATGGAGGCCACGATCCAGAAGATTATAGGCACTACGTTGGTGAAGAACCAACCGACCTGAATCTTCACCCCAATTCACCTGGCTATCGTCTGATCCTCAACAATATCTTGTTCCCTGCGGCTAAAAAGAAAAAGCAAAAGACCTGA
- a CDS encoding N(5)-(carboxyethyl)ornithine synthase: MTLLTMGVIGTSKKVDERRVPLHPEHLKRLPEHIRRQLIFEKGYGAPFNIGDEEISELTGGIATRSEILSDIGSVIMAKPILSDLEELKAGGLLWGYPHCAQQMEITQTAIDKKLTLIAFEDMYVWHPNGQVGRHTFYKNNEMAGYSAVIHALQLKGIDGHYGNQRKVIIFSFGAVSRGAIYALKAHGFRDITICIQRPDHEVREEVLDVHYARIRKGKAGEPRLLVVEHDGAERPLLDLIHESEIIINGTYQDTDDPINYVNEDEKSSLKPGSLIIDVSCDEGMGFYFAKPTTFKNPIIPVDKIDYYAVDHTPSYFWESASRSISAALIVHLPSVITGRETWKKSPTIQNAINIDEGVIVKEGILRFQHRETSYPHLVKLESV, encoded by the coding sequence ATGACTCTATTAACTATGGGTGTTATTGGCACCTCAAAAAAAGTGGATGAAAGACGCGTGCCCCTCCATCCCGAACATTTAAAAAGACTTCCAGAACACATTCGCCGCCAACTCATTTTTGAAAAAGGCTATGGTGCTCCTTTCAACATCGGTGATGAGGAAATTAGTGAGCTAACAGGTGGTATCGCTACACGAAGCGAAATCCTATCCGATATCGGGTCAGTTATTATGGCAAAACCAATCCTATCCGACCTGGAAGAACTAAAGGCTGGTGGTCTTCTGTGGGGGTATCCTCATTGTGCCCAGCAGATGGAAATTACGCAAACAGCTATAGATAAAAAATTAACACTGATCGCTTTTGAGGATATGTATGTTTGGCACCCGAACGGCCAAGTAGGCAGGCATACCTTCTACAAGAACAATGAAATGGCTGGCTACAGTGCCGTCATCCACGCACTCCAGCTCAAAGGGATTGACGGACATTATGGAAACCAAAGAAAAGTGATCATATTCAGCTTTGGCGCAGTGAGTAGGGGAGCTATTTACGCCTTAAAAGCTCATGGCTTCAGGGATATCACGATCTGTATCCAACGCCCCGACCATGAAGTAAGGGAAGAAGTGTTGGATGTTCATTATGCACGAATAAGGAAGGGCAAGGCTGGCGAGCCACGCTTATTGGTAGTGGAACACGATGGTGCTGAACGCCCCCTATTGGACTTGATCCATGAATCTGAAATTATCATTAACGGAACATATCAAGATACCGATGACCCGATCAATTATGTGAACGAGGATGAAAAATCGAGCCTAAAACCTGGTTCACTTATCATTGATGTGAGCTGTGACGAGGGAATGGGATTTTATTTTGCAAAACCCACTACGTTCAAAAACCCAATCATACCCGTTGATAAGATTGATTACTATGCCGTAGATCATACCCCCAGTTATTTTTGGGAAAGTGCTTCTAGGTCTATCTCCGCTGCACTCATCGTGCACCTACCTTCCGTAATTACAGGGCGGGAAACTTGGAAAAAAAGCCCGACTATCCAAAATGCCATAAATATAGATGAAGGTGTGATTGTCAAAGAAGGTATTCTTCGATTCCAGCATCGCGAAACATCCTATCCGCATTTGGTAAAGTTAGAGTCTGTTTAA